The following is a genomic window from Sedimenticola thiotaurini.
AATTCACCGGTTTCTGGATCAACGGTGAATTCCGGGCTGGGTGCTTTGCCACTGATCGGGTGTGCCGGTTTATCGCCCGCCCAGGCGCCGCGCAGTAGCTGTTGTGCGGTGTGGCTGTAGCCAAAGCCGAAAGTGGTCAATCCCCCCGCCACAGCTGCGCCTTTTAGGAAGTTACGACGTGAAGTAGTCATGTTGATTCTCCTGAATTGTTCTGTCCTGTCATGCCCGGGCTTGGGGGTGGTACTGGGACAAGAGGGTTCGGATGACGATGAGAAATACCATCCACAGACCCAGCGATCCCAGGATGCCCAACAGGCCTTCAGTGCCGAGCGGCAGGTCGAATAGATAGAAACCGGCGCCATTCTTTGGGATGCCCTGCCCGCCGATGAACATCACCCAGCGCAGCATCCAGGCACCGAACACGGCCAGCAGCCCGGTCACCACGTTCATGGCGGATTGATTGATCAGTCCCAGTAGTAGAGGCAATGCCAGACCCAGGCCTATCCAGAGCAGCAGGCTTTCAACTGGTTGATAGACGAGCATCAGGCGCAGTAACTCCATGCCGGAATTGCTCAGGTTCAGATGGCCGGCACCGCCCCAGGCGACGATCCATGCACCGGTCAGGATCAGAAACAGGTTGAGCCAGTTGACCAGTCGCTGGTTGGCATCCTGGCTGGTGTCAGACTGCAGATTGTTGAGTACCAGGGCCAGGCCGGCGGCTCCTGCCAGTCCACTGATCAGGTAACCCGGCACCAACCAACCCACCTGCCAGAGTACCCGGCTGATCAGGATGCCCATCTCACTGCCGGTGTAGAGCGCAATGCCTGCACCCAGCACGCTGGTTGCTATTGCCGCCAGGCGTGTCAGGGAGTGCCTGTTGTCCCTGTCCCGATAGAGTGCCTGGAAGCCAAACAGCATCAGGGAGAG
Proteins encoded in this region:
- the nrfD gene encoding NrfD/PsrC family molybdoenzyme membrane anchor subunit encodes the protein MNSNLIEIISVSQASTWNSWAVQYFFFIGLSIGGVLLTIPALVLRKSHWLPIARLSLIVAVTTGLVAPVALLADLHQPARFYNFYLHFTPTSWMSWGAFLLPTYLLSLMLFGFQALYRDRDNRHSLTRLAAIATSVLGAGIALYTGSEMGILISRVLWQVGWLVPGYLISGLAGAAGLALVLNNLQSDTSQDANQRLVNWLNLFLILTGAWIVAWGGAGHLNLSNSGMELLRLMLVYQPVESLLLWIGLGLALPLLLGLINQSAMNVVTGLLAVFGAWMLRWVMFIGGQGIPKNGAGFYLFDLPLGTEGLLGILGSLGLWMVFLIVIRTLLSQYHPQARA